From Deinococcus ruber:
ACGTGTCCGATACGATTCTCAGCGTTTCGTATACTCGCCGCCTTTAGCGTGCAGGACGTGGTTTCGAACGAGAATCAACACAGGACGGTTCCTCAAGGCTTGGCAACTTCTGCCCCCAGCACCTCGACCCGCGTCGCCACGCGCTCGATCAGCCGCCGGTCGTGGCTCGCCAGTATCAGCGTGCCGGGAAAGCGCAGCAGCAGAGCTTCCAGCGCCTCGATCGCCCGGATGTCGAGGTGGTTGGTCGGCTCGTCGAGCAGCAGCAGATGGGCACGGATGACACTCAGGCGGGCCAGACCCAGCCGCGTGAGCTGCCCGCCCGACAGCGCCGAGATGGGAAATGCTGGCCCACCGGGCAGGCCCACGCTGGCCGCGAGTTCGTACAGCTGGTGCGGCGTCAGCAGCGGATTGGCGTCCAGCAGCGCGTCTTTCACCGTCTCCAGGCCAGACAGTTCCTCGTGGTGCTGCCCCGTCCAGGCCATCTGAAGGCCCACCCCCAGCCGCCGCTCGCCGCTGGAGGGCAGAGCGCCACGAATCGCCGCCAGCAGCGTGCTTTTGCCGCTGCCGTTGTCGCCCACCAGCACCAGCCGCTC
This genomic window contains:
- a CDS encoding ATP-binding cassette domain-containing protein, which gives rise to RAAQERQYLAGQRQRLLLEEEAQRRQSKARSAGNYNSKRASDGDKLLAKGKAQNAQNVNASRARALEQRLERLDVPDKPYQDRRTLHLDLPPMSPGPSEVLSLKNFGVQRGGSCVLSGLNLELRRGERLVLVGDNGSGKSTLLAAIRGALPSSGERRLGVGLQMAWTGQHHEELSGLETVKDALLDANPLLTPHQLYELAASVGLPGGPAFPISALSGGQLTRLGLARLSVIRAHLLLLDEPTNHLDIRAIEALEALLLRFPGTLILASHDRRLIERVATRVEVLGAEVAKP